The proteins below are encoded in one region of Tessaracoccus aquimaris:
- a CDS encoding ATP-dependent DNA helicase UvrD2, which yields MTDPILDALDPEQRRVATMLDHPVVVLAGAGTGKTRAITHRIAHAVREGRYDPAGTLAVTFTTRAAGEMRSRLASLGVRAAQARTIHSAALRQCQFFWPQAYGVEFPRVAENTFGLVARAAHQVLGSSETALVRDLDSEISWAKTSNVSAARYPDVADGRSVNGATPAQVSAVMAHYEKQKLTEGSVDFNDILMCNAVLLSEHEEIGARIRSTYRHFVVDEYQDVSALQHRLISLWVDGRDDVCVVGDANQAIHSFAGADAAYLLGFASEHEGSQTVRLVRNYRSSPQVIAAANKVLRVREGGPAALKATRDPGPVPTFTGEPDERTEAAGVAAWVKAVRAEGTPWSEIAVLYRINAQSPNLEAALTEAGVPYTVRGTERFYDRAEVRQAVLEYGRTASRGPEAPATDVMDGVLAGLGWRAEAPSGQGRQRERWESLEALRTMLVDEAAGRDGWAAGDAAAWLQERASWQASPVADAVTLSTLHAAKGLEWQAVSIIGVREGLIPFALSQEEPELSEERRLLYVGFTRAKRELRISWAAARGNSTRSRFIADQAGAAVVNGRAKPKRTTSAKSRTCRVCGGHLHTAGERKLSRHEGCEVTYDEALFEALRVWRKAVADEAKVPAFVVFTDATLLAIAEAAPSSPADLLRLPGIGQTKVNRYGDGALEVIREHQG from the coding sequence GTGACCGATCCGATCCTTGATGCCCTCGACCCCGAACAGCGCCGCGTCGCCACGATGCTCGACCACCCGGTCGTCGTGCTCGCTGGTGCGGGGACGGGCAAGACCAGGGCGATCACGCACCGGATCGCCCATGCCGTGCGTGAGGGCCGCTACGACCCGGCGGGCACGCTCGCGGTGACCTTCACCACCAGGGCGGCTGGCGAGATGCGTTCGCGGCTCGCCTCGCTCGGCGTCCGTGCGGCGCAGGCGCGCACCATCCACTCCGCCGCGCTGCGGCAGTGCCAGTTCTTCTGGCCGCAGGCCTACGGCGTCGAGTTCCCGCGCGTCGCCGAGAACACCTTCGGCCTGGTCGCCCGCGCGGCGCACCAGGTGCTCGGCTCCTCCGAGACCGCCCTGGTGCGCGACCTCGACTCGGAGATCTCCTGGGCGAAGACCAGCAACGTCAGCGCCGCCCGCTATCCCGACGTCGCAGACGGGCGCTCCGTGAACGGGGCGACCCCCGCGCAGGTGTCGGCCGTGATGGCGCACTACGAGAAGCAGAAGCTCACCGAGGGAAGCGTCGACTTCAACGACATCCTGATGTGCAACGCCGTGCTGCTCAGCGAACACGAGGAGATCGGGGCCCGGATCCGAAGCACCTACCGCCACTTCGTCGTCGACGAGTACCAGGACGTCTCCGCGCTGCAGCACCGGCTGATCTCGCTGTGGGTCGACGGGAGGGACGACGTGTGCGTGGTGGGCGACGCCAACCAGGCGATCCACTCCTTCGCGGGGGCCGACGCCGCCTACCTGCTGGGATTCGCCTCCGAACACGAGGGCTCCCAGACCGTCCGACTGGTGCGCAACTACCGCTCCAGCCCTCAGGTGATCGCCGCCGCCAACAAGGTGCTCCGGGTCCGCGAAGGTGGGCCCGCGGCGCTGAAGGCGACCAGGGATCCGGGACCCGTCCCGACGTTCACCGGCGAACCAGACGAGCGCACCGAGGCCGCCGGCGTCGCGGCGTGGGTCAAGGCCGTCCGCGCCGAGGGCACCCCCTGGTCGGAGATCGCCGTGCTGTACCGGATCAACGCGCAGTCGCCGAACCTCGAGGCGGCGCTGACGGAGGCGGGGGTTCCCTACACCGTGCGCGGCACCGAGCGCTTCTACGACCGCGCGGAGGTGCGCCAGGCAGTGCTCGAGTACGGTCGCACCGCCTCCAGGGGCCCGGAGGCCCCCGCGACCGACGTGATGGACGGGGTGCTCGCCGGCCTCGGCTGGCGCGCGGAGGCGCCGAGCGGGCAGGGCAGGCAGCGCGAGCGGTGGGAGTCGCTCGAGGCGCTGCGCACCATGCTCGTAGACGAGGCCGCCGGGCGCGACGGATGGGCCGCGGGCGATGCGGCGGCCTGGCTGCAGGAGCGCGCCAGTTGGCAGGCCAGCCCGGTCGCCGACGCGGTGACGCTGTCGACGCTGCACGCCGCAAAGGGCCTTGAATGGCAGGCGGTGTCGATCATCGGGGTCCGCGAGGGGCTGATCCCGTTCGCCCTGTCCCAGGAGGAGCCGGAACTGTCGGAGGAGCGCCGCCTCCTCTACGTCGGGTTCACCCGTGCCAAGCGCGAGTTGCGGATCAGTTGGGCCGCGGCGCGCGGCAACTCCACCAGGTCGCGCTTCATCGCCGACCAGGCCGGGGCCGCGGTGGTCAACGGCCGCGCCAAGCCGAAGCGCACCACCTCGGCGAAGTCGCGGACCTGCCGGGTGTGCGGCGGCCACCTGCACACGGCGGGGGAGCGGAAGCTCAGCAGGCACGAGGGCTGCGAGGTGACCTACGACGAGGCCCTGTTCGAGGCGCTGCGGGTGTGGCGGAAGGCGGTGGCCGACGAGGCGAAGGTGCCCGCCTTCGTCGTGTTCACCGACGCGACCCTCCTCGCTATCGCCGAGGCGGCGCCAAGCAGCCCAGCCGACCTGCTCCGGCTTCCGGGCATCGGCCAGACGAAGGTGAACCGCTACGGCGACGGCGCGCTCGAGGTGATCCGGGAACATCAGGGCTGA